GGCCGCGCCGTTCTCAACGATTGCTTGGATTTCTCGCGCGTGTTCATTCACAGGCGGAGACGTACAGGCGAGAGCATCCAAATGCTACGTGGAGGGATGCCTGCGACGCTATCGTGACTGAATATGCAAAGAGTAAAAACCTGTCTGTAATTCAGACTACGAAAAGTCTTTCTCCCCTCCTTTACAAAGACCTCGCACGTTACCGCGCTCAGATGCGCGATCCAAAAAACAACTGAAATCGCGATCTCAATTTTCCGGATTTTTTGGCACGCGACCGCAACTAGATTTGTCGCCATGTTCCACAACCCTTCGAAAGGTTATCCATGGCGAAGCAAACAACAACCGCGCAACCGAGCGGCGGCGCTCATTCCTCTCCTAAGTCCCTCCCGCTGGACGGCTACACGCGCTGGAACGACCTGCGCAATCTAGTGCCGGGCAGCCGCGAATGGGTGCGCCTGCGTGAGAAGGAGGGCCGCTTTCCGAAACGAGTTCGTCTCTCGCAGCGCTGTTCTGCTTGGCCCAATCGCGAGCTGCATCGATGGTTCGCCGATCCGGCAGGCTATCGCGCGGAGTCGGTATGAGTGAATCCCGTTTTCGGCGTGACCGCTTGCCGCCCGTCTTTGAGGTGTTGGCGCTGCTGTCCATTAAGGCCGGCAAGCCGAACGGATCGGGCTATGCACAGGTGCGTTGCCCGATCCACGGCGAGACCAATCCGAGCCTGAGCATTCACCTTGAGCGCGGAAACTGGCGTTGCTTCGCTTGCGGCGAGGCCGGCGGCGATGCACTCGAGCTCTACCGCCGTGCACGTGGCCTGACCTTCACCCAGGCGGCGCGCGATTTTGGCGCATGGGAGGGCCGATGAATACGGCAATCGAGGAACGCACTTTGACGGATGACGATTACCGGAAGGCGGCGCGCGAACTGTTCGCGTTCAAGATCAAGGAAGGCTTTGCGCCGGTCGGGCTGCACCTGTACCGCTCCGCTGATGGCGCTGTGATCTACGCCCGGGTACGGATGCACAAGACTGACGCGACGAAAGACAAGGGCCGGGACAAGCTGATTCGCCCATTCTGGCATGACGGCACCCGCTGGACGCACGGCGAGCCGTCGCAACCGGGCGGAAAGCTGCTGTATGGCCTGCGCGATGTTTCGGCGTTTTCTGAGGCTTCCGTAGTCCTCACGGAGGGCGAGCAGAAGGCAGAGGCGCTCACGAAGATCGGGGCCGGCCGTTTCGTTGGCGTCACGTCGGGCGCGGCATCGAGCGCTGGCGCTGCTGACTGGCAACCGCTGGCGGGCCGTCGCGTGCTGGTTTGGCCGGATCATGACGCACCCGGCGCGAAGTATGCCGACGAGGCGACGGCTAAGCTGGAGGCGATCGGATGCACGCTGGAGCGGCTGGACGTGGCTGCTATGGCCTTGCCCGAAAAAGGCGACGTTATGGACTGGCTGGAGCAGTTCAAAGCCACGCACGACCGGATGCCGACCGCTGATGATGTGCTGGCATTGCCGAAGGTCGGGCAAGCGGATAACGGGCCGTCTGATGGGTGGCCTGATCCCCAACCGCTGACCGAGACGACCGAGCCGCTGGAATACCCAGTAGAAAGCCTGCCACCCTGCATCCGCGCCGCCGTGGATGAGGTATGCGGGTTTGTGCAGGCTCCCTTGCCTCTGGTGGCGTCGTCGGCAATTGCGGCGCTGTCTCTGGCGATTCAGGCGCACGCCGACGTGAAGCGTGCCGAACGCCTGACCGGGCCTGTCGGGCTTTTCATGCTGACCATCGCGGACAGCGGCGAGCGCAAATCGACGTGCGACGGATTCTTTACGCGGGCGATTCGCGATTACGAAGCCGAGCAGGCGGAGGCATACAAGCCAGTCCAGAAAGACCACCAGGCAGACATGGCCGCATGGGAGGCGAAGTACAACGGCCTGAAGGAGAAAATCAAGGGCGAAGCGAAGGCGCGCAAGCCAACGACAGGGCTGGAATCCGAGCTACGCGATCTGGAGCATGATAAACCGGAGCCGCCGAAGGTTCCACGCCTGATCTATGCGGACGTGACGCCGGAAGCGCTCGCTTTCTCGCTTGGCAAGCAATGGCCGTCGGGTGGCGTGGTTTCCGCCGAGGCCGGGATCGTGTTCGGATCGCACGGCATGGGTTCCGATAGCGTGATGCGCAATCTGGCGACGCTCAATCAGCTTTGGGACGGCAACATGCTACAGATTGACCGGCGCACGTCCGAATCATTCGCGGTTCGCGGGGCACGCCTGACGGTCGCATTGCAGGTGCAGGAGGCCACCATCCGCAGCTTCTTTGACAAGTCCGGGACGCTGGCGCGCGGGACGGGCTTTCTTGCCCGGTTCCTTATGGCGTGGCCCGAATCGACGCAAGGCTATCGACCGTTCCGCGAAGCGCCGGAGCACTGGCCGCACATGGCAACGTTCAATCAGCGCATCGCGGAGATTCTGAGCCAGCCTGTGCCGATGGATGACAGCGGCAATCTCGCGCCGCTGATGCTCACGCTATCTCCTGAAGCAAAAGCCGCATGGATCGGGTTTCACGATGCCGTAGAAGCCCAGCTACGGGCCGGTGGAGACCTACATGACGTTCGCGACGTGGCGAGCAAGTCCGCAGACAACGCGGCGCGGCTGGCGGCGCTGTTCCACGTATTCAGCGGCGCTACCGGGCCGGTCGCTGTGGAGTCGTTCGAAAGTGCAGCGAGCATCGTTGCATGGCACTTGAGCGAGTCGAAGCGGTTCTTTAGCGAGCTTGCGCTACCCGACGACCTGGCAGACGCCGCACGGCTCGATGCATGGCTGATCGACCATTGCCGGACAGAGCACACGCAGACGGTTAGCAAACGCAACGCTCAACGGCTCGGACCATTGCGCAGACCGGACCCTTTGAGCGCGGCATTGCGAACGCTGGAGGATATGGACCGCCTGCGTGTTGAGCGGATCGGTAAGCAAATCGTGATTCACGTCAACCCTGCATTGCTTGCAACCGGAGGCACGAAATGAGCCTTGAGGATCTGATCTATCGAAACCGGAAACGGAAGGTTGCGACTGCGACACCTGCGACACATGAGGCGAGAAACAAGCTAACTGTCGCAAGTGTCACAACTGTCGCTGTCGCAAAGTCCAAAAATCGCGAAGCCGCGAACGACCCGGCGAGCATCCCCGCCGATTGCATCGGAGCCTTGCAATCTGCGGACGGCGGCCTGTATCTGCCGTGGGGGCCATACCTGTCTCCAGATGACGCGCGGCGGATGCGTGCGGAACTGGTCGGCATGATCGAAGCATTAGCGGATTTGGAGTGCTGGCCTTGGGCGTATCGTGACGAGGTGCTTACCGCTGCTGTGCGCGGGCCGCTGTCGGCCCTGATGCCTGACCTGCACCACTTCACCGGGCGGCTTACGGCGGCGCGTGCTGTTCGGTAAAAGTTACGGACGGCAATCCAAAAAAAGGAAAGGTGTCGCGACGCACTGTTGAGAAATGCTAGGTTTTATTCAGAAATGTTAAGGCCGGCGCGTAGAATTTCAGGAGCAAGCGCACACGCCAGCATAAAGCCGAAATAATTCCGCAATTTCTTCGCACATTTCAAAATGGTCGCATTGCCTGCGAGCCTTGTGGCGCAAGGATTGCGGGTCCGACCTGCCGCGAGTTTCGGAACGGATTTCCTCGCAGATAAGTCCGAACGGCGAAATCGGCCCAATATCGAATTGTTGCGGAATCGGTAACGGCGATACGGTATGGTTACCGCGATGGTTGCCAGGGTTTCGGGGGTTTTGGAAACCGGTTAGCGCGGCGGTTAGGGAACCTCTGAACAGGTTCTGCTGATGCGTTGCCGATCGGCCGGAAGGGCCGATTTTTTTGGGGTGGGTCTGAAATACGCCCGATTTCCCGCTGATCCCGTGGCTTTTCGCCCCGGTGTGCGCCCGCTGGGCGTGCAGCGGACGCATCTTCCCCGCTTACGTCAGCATCGCTCGCCTCGCCAGATAGAGATTGGTCAGCCCGATCAAGGTGAACACTTGGGCCGCGTTCTTCGCCAGTCCCTTGTAGCGCACCTTGCTATAGCCGAATTGCCGCTTGATAACGCGAAACACATGCTCGACTCGGCTGCGAATCGACGACATCTTCCGGTTGAACCGCTTGTTCGCCCCGGACAGCTTGTGCTGCGCGCTCGCTTTGAGCGACACGCCCCAGAACACGCCTGCCTGACGCGCCGCGCGCTTGATGCGATTATCGACGTAGCCTTTGTCGCCGAATACGGCCCGGTCGTCTTCGCGCAGCAGTTTGGGCAACTGGCTCACATCCGGCGCGTTGGCCGGCGTCACCGAGACCGTATGGACCAGTCCGCTGTCCACGTCTGCTCCCACATGAATCTTCATGCCGAAGAACCAGTTGTTGCCCTTTTTCGTCTGGTGCATCTGGGGATCGCGTTGCTTGCTCTCGTTCTTGGTCGACGGCGGTGCATGAATGATCGTCGCATCGACCATCGTGCCGCCCTTGAGCAGCAGGCCCTTGCCCTCCAGCACCTCGTTGATCGTGTTCATGATCGCTGCCATCAACCGGTGCTGCTCCAGCAGGCGCCGAAACTTCAGGATCGTCGTTTCGTCCGGCATCGACTCGTCGAACAGGTCCAGCTTCGCGAACGCCCGCATGCACGGCACGTCATAGAGCGTGTCTTCCATGCCCGGATCGGACAAGTTGAACCATTGCTGCATGAAGTAAATGCGCAGCATCGTTTCCAAGCCGCGCGGCCGGCGACCTCGGCCCGCTTTCGGGTAGTGCGGTTCGATCAATGCAATCAGCTTCGCCCACGGCACCACCTGCTCCATCTCTTCGAGGAACCGCTCGCGCTTGGTCCTGCGTTTCTTGCCCGTCTCGGCCAGCGTTGCAAAGCTGATCTGCTTCATCGTCCTTCTTGTTCTTGGTTCGTTCGTGTCGGCGAGCATCTTACCCACAAGCCCCCGGGTCGTCACTTGATCAGAGGTTCCTTAGTGCAGAAAGTCAACGACAACGACAATATTTTCCGGCCAAAAAAGGCGGAAAGTAGCAGTAGCAGGCGGCGCCCCTGCGGCACAAAAAAACAAGTCGCCGGGAAAGTTTCAGGCTGTCGGGCCAAATTCATTTCGATCATTCAGCCGAATCCAGTCTCTTCTGGAGTTGGTCTACGCGCTTTTCTAGGCGTCGGATCCGGTCAATGAGGTGGCCAATGACGCCACCAGCAACACCGGAGACGAACACCCAGAAAATGCTTTTATCTCCCGACGTGATTGACTTGCCGATTGAAACGAAGAAGAGGATGAAGCAACTGAGCATGGCAAGAATCGCCAGCGGGAAGCCGAGACCGAACTTGATGTCGTCCCAGAGTGAGTGGTCGTCGCGTTTCATTTGTCAAATGCCCCCTATGCGCTTGAGCCTTCGGTTCTCAACGTCCAAACCAAGCGTTGAGGCCGATGATGGCCGCGAGGAAAAGTCCCCACGGCCACGGAACGAAGATCACCGAACACAAAATGAGGGTGAGGATGATCAGGAATTCGGTAAGGGTGCTCACCCCTTCATCCATTTCGGCTTCTGAACCCGCGTATGACCCAGGCAACCATCGAGCCGAGGACGTACAGAAAGGCCAGAGGAGCCGTGTAGAGGCCCGCAAACACTTCGCCCGCGTGAACCGTGCTCTCTGTCTCAGCCCGGCTGATCGTTTCTGCCTCAGTCTTCCGAAACGCCTTGTAGGCCTCTACGGTGGCGGCTTCGGAATAGCCGGGCGGCATATCAATCTCCTTTCCGTCAGGCATATTCAGCACAATCGGATCGTTGATCCACGGTTGCTTAGTCGAGTCCGTCGCTAGCTTGACGGACGACGGACCAGAAGCAACCGAATCAAATTGATCGAACGGATTGTTGCCTCCGACTTTGCGTGTCGGCAAGTCATCGTCTGGAACGACATTAGAGGTCCCT
The sequence above is a segment of the Trinickia acidisoli genome. Coding sequences within it:
- a CDS encoding helix-turn-helix transcriptional regulator encodes the protein MAKQTTTAQPSGGAHSSPKSLPLDGYTRWNDLRNLVPGSREWVRLREKEGRFPKRVRLSQRCSAWPNRELHRWFADPAGYRAESV
- a CDS encoding CHC2 zinc finger domain-containing protein; this encodes MSESRFRRDRLPPVFEVLALLSIKAGKPNGSGYAQVRCPIHGETNPSLSIHLERGNWRCFACGEAGGDALELYRRARGLTFTQAARDFGAWEGR
- a CDS encoding YfjI family protein → MNTAIEERTLTDDDYRKAARELFAFKIKEGFAPVGLHLYRSADGAVIYARVRMHKTDATKDKGRDKLIRPFWHDGTRWTHGEPSQPGGKLLYGLRDVSAFSEASVVLTEGEQKAEALTKIGAGRFVGVTSGAASSAGAADWQPLAGRRVLVWPDHDAPGAKYADEATAKLEAIGCTLERLDVAAMALPEKGDVMDWLEQFKATHDRMPTADDVLALPKVGQADNGPSDGWPDPQPLTETTEPLEYPVESLPPCIRAAVDEVCGFVQAPLPLVASSAIAALSLAIQAHADVKRAERLTGPVGLFMLTIADSGERKSTCDGFFTRAIRDYEAEQAEAYKPVQKDHQADMAAWEAKYNGLKEKIKGEAKARKPTTGLESELRDLEHDKPEPPKVPRLIYADVTPEALAFSLGKQWPSGGVVSAEAGIVFGSHGMGSDSVMRNLATLNQLWDGNMLQIDRRTSESFAVRGARLTVALQVQEATIRSFFDKSGTLARGTGFLARFLMAWPESTQGYRPFREAPEHWPHMATFNQRIAEILSQPVPMDDSGNLAPLMLTLSPEAKAAWIGFHDAVEAQLRAGGDLHDVRDVASKSADNAARLAALFHVFSGATGPVAVESFESAASIVAWHLSESKRFFSELALPDDLADAARLDAWLIDHCRTEHTQTVSKRNAQRLGPLRRPDPLSAALRTLEDMDRLRVERIGKQIVIHVNPALLATGGTK
- a CDS encoding IS5 family transposase, whose amino-acid sequence is MKQISFATLAETGKKRRTKRERFLEEMEQVVPWAKLIALIEPHYPKAGRGRRPRGLETMLRIYFMQQWFNLSDPGMEDTLYDVPCMRAFAKLDLFDESMPDETTILKFRRLLEQHRLMAAIMNTINEVLEGKGLLLKGGTMVDATIIHAPPSTKNESKQRDPQMHQTKKGNNWFFGMKIHVGADVDSGLVHTVSVTPANAPDVSQLPKLLREDDRAVFGDKGYVDNRIKRAARQAGVFWGVSLKASAQHKLSGANKRFNRKMSSIRSRVEHVFRVIKRQFGYSKVRYKGLAKNAAQVFTLIGLTNLYLARRAMLT